One stretch of Pararhizobium qamdonense DNA includes these proteins:
- a CDS encoding LemA family protein, translated as MIGLAIAAVVILYLIFVYNGLVKARQVKEEAWSGIDVQLKRRADLIPNLIETVKGYAAHEKGTLEEVIALRNRAQSLPAGDVAGRAATEGLLSQALGKLFALAEAYPDLKANQNFSELQQSLESIESEVQMARRYYNGAARDLNVKVESFPSNLVAGPFGFTKAAFFEITNEADRAVPVVKF; from the coding sequence ATGATTGGTCTCGCTATTGCTGCGGTCGTGATCCTCTACCTGATTTTCGTCTATAACGGCCTGGTCAAAGCACGGCAGGTGAAGGAGGAGGCATGGTCGGGTATCGACGTGCAGCTGAAGCGCCGCGCCGACCTGATTCCCAATCTGATCGAGACCGTCAAAGGTTACGCCGCCCATGAAAAGGGCACGCTGGAGGAGGTCATAGCGCTTCGCAACCGGGCGCAATCTTTGCCGGCGGGTGACGTTGCCGGCCGCGCTGCAACCGAGGGCCTGCTCAGCCAGGCGCTCGGCAAGCTGTTTGCGCTGGCGGAGGCCTATCCGGACCTCAAGGCCAATCAGAACTTCTCCGAACTGCAGCAGTCGCTGGAAAGCATCGAAAGCGAAGTGCAGATGGCCCGACGCTATTATAACGGTGCCGCCCGCGACCTTAACGTCAAGGTGGAAAGCTTTCCGTCAAACCTGGTTGCCGGTCCCTTCGGATTTACCAAGGCCGCCTTTTTCGAGATCACCAACGAGGCAGACCGCGCAGTCCCCGTGGTGAAGTTTTGA
- a CDS encoding GGDEF domain-containing protein, whose translation MMDDEDILPPEVLASMLMRMFEFAPIAMAITTSDTRTSSYAKVNDAYLKLTGLKWENIRGKKLTSDGAAIDNPARDRRHRLLAEVGSYELEEVDLVYADGTIIPTLISAQRTVVDGVSFDVEVIVDVSARVRQQREIENALRASARTDALSGLPNRACFDEVVIESVARSMQNDRKLALAFVDLNDFKTVNDTLGHAAGDEVLRTIASRLRESFRATDFIARIGGDEFVVLLDIDLKLAADVQQNIQDAMERVFKPIAIEGKVTYTGAAVGVTFLKPDDTVASFVRRADEYMYIAKTSEQRVAVVCFGQILETVPSPEDQMQWGPARASNDQL comes from the coding sequence ATGATGGACGACGAGGATATTCTGCCCCCGGAAGTTTTGGCTTCGATGTTGATGCGGATGTTCGAATTCGCGCCGATTGCGATGGCGATCACAACCAGTGATACCCGGACGTCGAGCTATGCCAAGGTCAACGATGCCTATCTGAAGCTGACCGGCCTGAAATGGGAAAACATCCGCGGCAAGAAGCTGACCTCTGATGGTGCTGCCATCGATAATCCCGCCCGCGACCGCCGCCACCGCCTGCTTGCGGAAGTGGGATCCTACGAGCTGGAAGAGGTCGATCTCGTCTATGCCGACGGCACGATCATTCCAACGCTGATCTCGGCGCAGCGAACTGTTGTCGACGGCGTCTCCTTCGATGTCGAGGTTATCGTCGATGTTTCGGCGCGTGTCCGCCAGCAGCGTGAAATCGAGAATGCGCTTCGGGCATCGGCGCGCACCGACGCTCTGTCCGGCCTGCCGAACCGGGCCTGTTTTGACGAAGTCGTCATCGAATCCGTGGCGCGCAGCATGCAGAACGATCGCAAGCTGGCGCTTGCCTTCGTCGATCTCAACGATTTCAAGACCGTAAACGATACGCTGGGTCATGCGGCCGGCGACGAGGTGCTGCGAACGATCGCCAGCCGCCTGCGCGAAAGTTTCCGTGCCACCGATTTCATTGCGCGCATTGGCGGCGATGAATTCGTCGTTCTGCTCGATATCGACCTGAAGCTGGCGGCCGACGTGCAACAGAATATCCAGGATGCGATGGAGCGGGTTTTCAAGCCGATCGCCATCGAGGGAAAGGTCACCTATACCGGCGCTGCCGTCGGGGTGACGTTCCTGAAGCCGGACGATACCGTCGCGTCCTTCGTGCGCAGGGCGGACGAATATATGTATATCGCCAAGACCAGCGAGCAGCGGGTGGCCGTCGTCTGTTTCGGGCAGATCCTGGAAACCGTTCCCTCGCCGGAAGACCAGATGCAATGGGGACCAGCGAGAGCCTCCAACGACCAGCTTTAG
- a CDS encoding glycine--tRNA ligase subunit alpha: MTAAALPDHMNPKRSFQALILTLHAYWADKGCAVLQPYDMEVGAGTFHPATTLRALGPKPWRAAYVQPSRRPSDGRYGENPNRLQHYYQYQVILKPNPPNLQELYLGSLEAIGLDPLLHDIRFVEDDWASPTLGAWGLGWECWCDGMEVSQFTYFQQVCGIECAPVSGELTYGLERLAMYVQGVDNVYDLNFNGREGDEKISYGDVFLQAEQEYSRHNFEYANTAMLQQHFVDAERECLALLAAGAPDTGANAILHKCVFPAYDQCIKASHVFNLLDARGVISVTERQSYILRVRTLATACGEAFLLTDAGGINLAKTAA; the protein is encoded by the coding sequence ATGACCGCCGCCGCTCTCCCGGACCATATGAACCCCAAGCGCTCGTTCCAGGCGCTGATCCTGACGCTGCACGCTTACTGGGCGGACAAGGGATGCGCGGTTCTGCAGCCCTATGACATGGAGGTCGGCGCCGGCACGTTTCATCCGGCAACGACGTTGCGCGCGCTCGGGCCAAAGCCGTGGCGGGCAGCCTATGTGCAGCCATCGCGCCGCCCGTCCGACGGGCGTTACGGTGAAAATCCCAACCGGCTTCAGCATTATTACCAGTATCAGGTCATCCTGAAGCCCAATCCGCCGAACCTGCAGGAACTCTATCTCGGTTCGCTGGAGGCGATCGGTCTCGATCCGCTGCTGCACGATATTCGCTTCGTGGAAGATGACTGGGCAAGCCCGACGCTGGGTGCCTGGGGTCTCGGCTGGGAATGCTGGTGCGACGGCATGGAGGTCTCGCAGTTCACCTATTTCCAGCAGGTCTGCGGCATCGAATGCGCGCCGGTGTCGGGCGAACTCACCTATGGTCTTGAGCGTCTCGCCATGTATGTGCAGGGCGTCGACAATGTCTATGACCTGAATTTCAACGGCCGCGAGGGCGACGAGAAGATCAGCTACGGCGATGTCTTCCTGCAGGCCGAGCAGGAATATTCGAGGCACAATTTCGAATATGCCAACACGGCGATGCTGCAGCAGCATTTCGTCGATGCCGAACGGGAATGCCTGGCGCTTCTGGCCGCCGGCGCGCCCGATACCGGCGCCAACGCCATCCTGCACAAATGCGTCTTCCCGGCCTATGACCAGTGCATTAAGGCCAGCCATGTGTTCAATCTGCTCGATGCACGCGGCGTCATTTCCGTGACGGAACGCCAGAGCTATATCCTGCGTGTTCGCACGCTGGCGACGGCCTGTGGCGAAGCGTTCCTTTTGACGGACGCGGGCGGCATCAATCTGGCAAAAACGGCTGCCTGA
- a CDS encoding type II toxin-antitoxin system RelE/ParE family toxin, whose product MRYKVTRHPLVRDDLSTMTIFIGEYAGYDIAEKKMADIEASLYSLRDFPHVGTVRDEIYPGLRIIPAAGKAVVCFTVSTDRSEVYVICVSYAGADWGSRVKERS is encoded by the coding sequence ATGCGCTACAAGGTCACCCGCCACCCGCTTGTCCGCGACGACCTTTCCACCATGACCATTTTTATCGGCGAATATGCGGGATATGATATCGCCGAAAAGAAGATGGCCGATATCGAAGCTTCGCTGTATTCACTGCGCGACTTTCCGCATGTCGGCACGGTCCGGGATGAAATATATCCTGGGCTGCGCATCATCCCGGCGGCTGGCAAGGCCGTCGTATGTTTCACGGTCTCTACCGACCGCAGCGAGGTCTATGTAATCTGTGTGAGTTATGCCGGAGCCGATTGGGGAAGCCGGGTGAAGGAGCGCAGTTAA